The Platichthys flesus chromosome 10, fPlaFle2.1, whole genome shotgun sequence genome includes a window with the following:
- the LOC133961978 gene encoding eukaryotic translation initiation factor 5A-1-like, translating to MFILFAVLQTSPLLLRYISSTHARLSHYFRVSSTKHSLLKTMADEELHFGDSGASTTYPVQCSSLEMDGFVMIKDRPCKIVEMNTSKSGKHGHAKVHLVGLDLFTGETHEDIFPSTHNLDVPNVCRRDLQVFGVKDGYLTIKDDNFDSREGPKVPEGELGEEITARAKWETPFMVTVLEAMGEKQVISLRSSW from the exons ATGTTTATCCTGTTTGCTGTGCTGCAGACCTCTCCGCTCCTCCTGCGGTACATAAGCTCCACGCATGCAAGACTCTCACATTATTTCAGGGTGAGCAGCACAAAG CACAGCTTGTTGAAGACCATGGCGGATGAGGAATTACACTTTGGAGACTCAGGGGCTTCTACTACATACCCCGTGCAGTGTTCTTCTCTGGAGATGGATGGATTTGTCATGATTAAAGATCGTCCCTGCAAGATCGTTGAGATGAATACCTCCAAATCTGGCAAGCATGGGCACGCCAAG GTTCACCTTGTTGGACTTGACCTCTTTACTGGGGAGACACATGAAGATATCTTCCCATCTACACATAACTTGGATGTCCCAAATGTATGCAGGAGGGATTTACAG GTTTTCGGTGTCAAAGATGGTTACTTGACGATCAAGGATGATAATTTCGATAGCAGAGAGGGTCCTAAAGTGCCGGAGGGTGAGCTGGGTGAAGAAATAACAGCGAGAGCAAAGTGGGAAACTCCATTCATG GTCACTGTGTTAGAGGCTATGGGGGAAAAGCAGGTCATCTCCCTTAGGAGCTCCTGGTAA